The nucleotide window GAGAGCGGTTGGGTTGGGCATCAGGCTAGGTATCCATTCAGGGAGTAGGTGAGTTCGGCGGCCAACGCTGTGGAGTCGAGAATCGGGCTGACAATGTCTGCGGACTGGATGGTCGACTGCGCAATCAGCAAGACCATCGTCGCGAGTTTGCGGGGGTCGCCAGCGCGGACACTGCCGGTTCGTTGTGCCACTTTCAGTCGCGCCGTGAGGCCGTCGATCAGGAACTGCTGGCTGGCACCCAGGCGCTCGGTGATATAAACCCGGGCCAATTCCGAGTGCATCAGAGCCATCACCAGGTCGTCGCGCCGCAGCCGGTCTGCCACCGCCACCACCTGCCTTACCAGCGCCTCGCGATCATCTCCATCGAGGGACACTGCTCGCAGCACCTCGGTGATGTGCCCGGTCAGCAACGCCGAAATGATCGACCGGGTATCGGGCCACCGACGATAGACCGTCGGTCGACTCACGCCGGCACGCCGTGCGATCTCGGCGAGTGTCACCCGGTCAACTCCGTAGTCGCGGACGCAGGTCGCCGCTGCCTGCAGTATGCGGTCCCCGGTACCTTCGGGGGCATTACTCATTGACAGCATGTGTAATACTGTAACGCATGACGCACCCCGAGGAACTCCTCCCGCCAATGAAATGGAACGCGTGGGGAGATCCCGCCGCAGCCAAGCCACTCTCCGATGGCATCCGCGCATTGCTGAAGCAGGTTGTCGGCCTTGAGGATTCCGGAGCTGAAGAGCTCGAGGTCGACCAGGTCAAACTGCGCCCTTGCGCATTGTCGAAAGCGGACCAGGAAGGCCTCGCCAAGATCGTCGGCGCCGAGTTCTTCCGCACCTCCGACCGCGACCGGTTGCTACGAGCCGGCGGCAAGTCCACCCCCGACATGCTGCGCCGGAAGGACCCCGGCGTCCAGGACGCACCAGACGCGGTCCTGCTGCCGGGGGGGCCTAACGCCGATGAGACCGTTGCCGAGATCCTGCGTTACTGCTCGGATCACGGTATCGCGATCGTCCCGTTCGGCGGCGGCACCAACGTGACCGGCGGGCTGGATCCCACCCGCGGAAAGTTCACCGCCGTGATCTCACTGGACCTGCGGCGCTTCAACGAGCTGCATTCCCTCGACGAAGTCTCCGGCATCGCCGAACTGGGCGCCGGTGTCACCGGCCCCGACGCCGAACGGCTGCTGGG belongs to Mycobacterium basiliense and includes:
- a CDS encoding TetR/AcrR family transcriptional regulator, yielding MLSMSNAPEGTGDRILQAAATCVRDYGVDRVTLAEIARRAGVSRPTVYRRWPDTRSIISALLTGHITEVLRAVSLDGDDREALVRQVVAVADRLRRDDLVMALMHSELARVYITERLGASQQFLIDGLTARLKVAQRTGSVRAGDPRKLATMVLLIAQSTIQSADIVSPILDSTALAAELTYSLNGYLA